In the genome of Christensenella timonensis, one region contains:
- a CDS encoding LacI family DNA-binding transcriptional regulator encodes MKENRGAVKKVKLQDVADRSGVSISTVSRVVNNSYEVPRETRKRVNEAIRELGYVAKPKNDKKGSPLNGSIALMLPDIKNPFFQDLTYSIEKLLAKSGYAMILSIFENNIQTIEEYCREMVARKVDGCICICMQPAGGNSWFYKMTRAIPTVCFQCDVEGLDSIMTTDGDGVFEMVDHLIKLGHRRIGFIGYSWNLSLFERRLEAYRRAHEVNGIPVEKELLGLSEANLKSGYDQACRLLSLPQRPTAIHCLNTYTAMGVYTAIRDNKLRIPEDISLSGFDEAPVTQIFTPPLAVVAQPTQSIATTAMRMLLERMKEGIDMPPQVVTFPTTVILRQSVGPCPEGQPCKEE; translated from the coding sequence ATGAAAGAGAACAGGGGTGCGGTGAAAAAAGTCAAACTGCAGGATGTAGCGGATCGTTCAGGCGTTTCCATCAGTACCGTATCGCGTGTGGTAAACAATTCGTACGAAGTTCCGCGCGAAACGCGAAAACGCGTCAATGAAGCGATCCGGGAGCTTGGATATGTCGCAAAACCAAAAAACGATAAAAAAGGCTCGCCTTTGAATGGCAGTATCGCGCTGATGCTGCCGGACATTAAAAACCCCTTTTTCCAGGACCTGACCTACAGCATAGAAAAGCTGCTGGCAAAATCCGGATATGCGATGATCTTATCGATCTTTGAAAACAATATCCAGACGATCGAAGAATACTGCCGGGAAATGGTAGCCAGGAAAGTAGATGGGTGCATTTGTATCTGTATGCAGCCCGCCGGGGGGAATTCCTGGTTTTATAAGATGACCAGGGCGATCCCGACCGTATGTTTCCAGTGCGACGTAGAAGGGCTGGATTCCATTATGACGACAGATGGCGACGGCGTGTTTGAGATGGTAGACCACCTGATCAAATTGGGGCACAGGCGTATTGGCTTTATCGGTTATTCGTGGAATCTTTCGTTGTTTGAACGGCGTTTGGAAGCATACCGCAGGGCGCACGAGGTAAACGGCATCCCTGTTGAAAAGGAATTGCTCGGCTTGAGCGAAGCCAACCTGAAGTCCGGTTATGACCAAGCTTGCAGGTTGTTGAGCCTGCCGCAGCGCCCGACGGCGATCCACTGCCTGAATACCTATACGGCGATGGGCGTGTATACGGCGATACGCGATAATAAACTGCGTATCCCGGAGGATATATCGCTTTCGGGTTTTGACGAAGCGCCGGTCACGCAGATATTTACGCCGCCGCTGGCAGTCGTGGCGCAGCCGACGCAATCGATCGCGACCACTGCTATGCGTATGCTTTTGGAACGGATGAAAGAAGGGATCGATATGCCGCCGCAGGTGGTGACGTTCCCGACCACGGTTATCCTGCGCCAGTCGGTAGGGCCGTGCCCGGAGGGGCAGCCCTGTAAAGAAGAATAA
- a CDS encoding lactate utilization protein, whose product MDIIKETIKNLQKRRFHAYYAKDGGEAKEQVLALIPPKKSVGIGGSMTIRGLGLYEALKERGNTVWSHWLGEETFTKAQFEGERTADIYLCSSNAVMAKGALVNTDGLGNRAAYMFHGPETVVLVCGKNKIVSGGYEEAIKRVKNIAAPQNVRRLGFTKNPCYGTGRCYDCYSQDRICSVTTIIEEPTKEPFAREYHIILVDQELGF is encoded by the coding sequence ATGGACATCATAAAAGAAACGATCAAAAACCTTCAAAAAAGGCGCTTTCACGCTTACTATGCAAAAGACGGCGGTGAAGCAAAGGAACAGGTGCTGGCGCTGATACCGCCGAAAAAAAGCGTAGGGATCGGCGGCTCGATGACCATCCGGGGACTTGGGTTGTATGAAGCGCTGAAAGAACGGGGAAATACGGTATGGTCGCACTGGCTGGGAGAGGAGACCTTTACAAAGGCCCAATTTGAAGGCGAGCGTACTGCAGATATATATCTTTGTTCCAGCAACGCGGTGATGGCAAAAGGAGCGCTCGTCAACACGGACGGGCTGGGAAACCGCGCCGCTTATATGTTCCACGGGCCGGAAACGGTCGTGTTGGTCTGCGGAAAAAATAAAATCGTCAGCGGCGGTTACGAGGAAGCGATCAAGCGTGTTAAAAACATTGCCGCCCCGCAAAACGTCCGCAGGCTCGGGTTTACGAAAAACCCATGCTACGGCACCGGCAGGTGCTACGACTGCTATTCCCAAGACCGTATATGCAGCGTGACGACGATCATCGAAGAACCGACAAAAGAACCTTTTGCGCGGGAATACCATATCATTTTAGTAGACCAGGAACTGGGGTTTTAA
- a CDS encoding zinc-dependent alcohol dehydrogenase translates to MKAAMARKTKEEVTLRLEETERPIPAAGEVLVKVLYAGICGTDMHIVTGHYGKAAFPLIIGHEFVGEIAETGPCSQADFRPGEKVAVHPIRTCGRCDACLGGMENICEELSIIGCQENGGFAEYVCVPESKVLRLPPGMDMELAGLLEPLAIAVHDVHASGLMIGQNVLIIGGGPIGILIALVAKNAGASVTVSEINDFRIDFITRLGIEVVNPMKTDVSEEIRKRTNGKGMDVVFEVTGSAAGAALMTQAAKRGGTVVSVGIPSGALPVNVSDVFMKEVRIRGVRLHNKSDFEHAIKILASGKLDAELRTFITKIYDLQDVEEAMRYAIEDKEHFKVLLKM, encoded by the coding sequence ATGAAAGCAGCAATGGCAAGAAAGACAAAAGAAGAGGTTACACTGCGGCTGGAAGAGACGGAAAGACCGATTCCTGCGGCCGGTGAGGTGTTGGTAAAAGTTTTATATGCGGGTATATGCGGCACGGATATGCATATCGTAACGGGACACTACGGCAAGGCGGCTTTTCCGCTGATCATCGGACATGAATTCGTGGGGGAGATCGCGGAGACGGGCCCTTGCAGCCAGGCGGACTTCAGGCCGGGCGAAAAGGTGGCGGTGCATCCGATCAGGACATGCGGGAGGTGCGACGCCTGCCTTGGGGGTATGGAAAACATATGTGAAGAACTTAGCATCATCGGATGCCAGGAAAACGGGGGCTTTGCGGAATATGTCTGCGTGCCGGAGTCCAAAGTACTGAGGCTCCCGCCTGGTATGGACATGGAACTTGCGGGCTTGCTGGAACCGCTGGCGATTGCCGTGCATGACGTACATGCGAGCGGCCTGATGATCGGGCAAAATGTTTTGATCATCGGCGGAGGCCCGATCGGGATACTGATCGCGCTGGTGGCAAAAAATGCGGGAGCGAGCGTTACGGTCAGCGAAATCAATGATTTCAGGATCGATTTTATCACGAGACTGGGCATTGAAGTGGTCAACCCAATGAAAACGGACGTATCGGAAGAGATCCGGAAGAGGACAAATGGAAAAGGAATGGACGTGGTCTTTGAAGTGACGGGAAGCGCTGCGGGGGCGGCCCTTATGACGCAGGCCGCCAAAAGGGGAGGGACTGTCGTCAGTGTCGGGATCCCCTCGGGAGCATTGCCCGTCAACGTATCGGACGTGTTTATGAAGGAAGTGCGTATCCGTGGCGTACGGCTGCACAATAAAAGTGATTTTGAACATGCAATTAAAATCCTTGCTTCGGGAAAGCTCGACGCTGAGCTGCGAACGTTTATTACAAAGATCTACGACTTACAAGACGTAGAAGAGGCAATGCGCTACGCGATCGAAGACAAGGAGCACTTCAAGGTATTGCTGAAAATGTAA
- a CDS encoding iron-containing alcohol dehydrogenase produces the protein MKDIMIHFPTKVMIGEGMLKRLGEEAGAVGTKAFVLYDPFLKGSATLRAILDDLQKNGVAYTEFDDVVPNPRNTTIDRGAEICAQEKCDVVIGIGGGSAIDSAKAIALVMTNGGTCWEYTERQNEYVHRPEKPSLPLIVIPTTAGTGTEATPCSVINNPSLKRKCTIINPAIYPTVSLIDPSLMVSIPPLSTALTGIDTFAHAFEAYISKNSNEWTDTIALRSIELFARSIRAAVKDGSDIDARYNMALACMLGGWSIAQAGVTLPHALGQPLSAFTDAPHGGTLAACLVQIIEWTLPYGEEKFAKVAEIFDPSLIGKDKAQQAAALPGLLHKLYEDIGVHVSFGGYGLKEEEIPAFVDLAYTAFKQDIDGHPKPTSREDVEQLVHQCM, from the coding sequence TTGAAAGACATTATGATTCATTTTCCGACAAAAGTTATGATTGGAGAGGGGATGCTGAAACGCCTTGGCGAAGAAGCCGGCGCAGTGGGGACAAAAGCATTCGTATTGTATGATCCGTTTTTAAAAGGCTCGGCGACATTGCGGGCGATCCTGGATGATTTGCAGAAGAATGGCGTGGCATATACGGAATTCGACGACGTCGTCCCAAACCCGAGAAACACGACGATCGACCGGGGAGCCGAAATCTGTGCGCAGGAAAAATGTGACGTAGTGATCGGGATCGGCGGCGGCAGCGCCATCGATTCTGCCAAGGCAATTGCGCTTGTTATGACGAACGGCGGGACGTGCTGGGAATACACGGAACGCCAGAACGAGTATGTGCACAGGCCGGAAAAACCCTCACTGCCGTTGATAGTGATACCGACTACGGCAGGGACGGGCACAGAGGCGACGCCGTGTTCGGTCATCAACAATCCGTCGCTTAAGAGAAAATGCACGATCATCAATCCGGCGATCTATCCGACGGTATCGCTGATCGATCCGTCGCTGATGGTATCCATTCCGCCGCTTAGTACGGCGCTCACAGGGATCGATACCTTTGCACATGCTTTTGAGGCATACATCTCCAAAAATTCAAATGAATGGACGGATACGATCGCCTTGCGCTCCATCGAATTGTTCGCGCGTTCGATCCGGGCAGCGGTAAAGGATGGTTCAGACATCGATGCGCGTTATAATATGGCGCTTGCATGTATGTTGGGCGGATGGTCGATCGCACAGGCGGGCGTGACCCTGCCGCATGCACTGGGACAGCCTTTGAGCGCTTTTACAGATGCGCCGCACGGTGGAACACTGGCGGCCTGCCTGGTACAGATCATTGAGTGGACGCTTCCTTACGGGGAAGAAAAATTTGCGAAGGTAGCGGAAATATTCGACCCGTCACTCATAGGGAAAGACAAAGCGCAGCAGGCAGCGGCGCTGCCGGGGCTGCTGCATAAGCTGTATGAAGATATCGGCGTGCATGTTTCCTTTGGCGGTTATGGCTTGAAAGAAGAAGAAATCCCTGCGTTTGTCGATCTGGCTTACACAGCTTTCAAGCAGGATATCGATGGACATCCGAAACCGACCAGCCGCGAGGACGTAGAACAGCTGGTACACCAATGCATGTAA
- a CDS encoding ABC transporter permease, with translation MNEQSLEKKFSLKDIFIKYNAILILIILIVVSTLLSPVFLTPGNIFNLLRQNMPLLIISMGMLYVILTGGIDLSVGSMAAVGGMVLSMALTSWGLNSGGGLVLALILAFVPGIVLGAASGALIAYVRVAPFIVTLAMMTIAKGMAFIFTNGQPIRWPQDTAATSALISFGKDSALGIPWPVLLGVAVFVVFLLITKFTVFGRMIIATGSNETAVNLSGIKAQKYQFSAYVISGCMAVLGGICMTARTGMGTPITGDGYELDAIAACVIGGASLSGGKGKVVNTLIGVMILALITNIMNLLSVPAYPQQIVKGLVIIGAVVLQKVGASDKNTAV, from the coding sequence ATGAACGAACAAAGCTTGGAGAAAAAATTTAGTTTGAAGGATATTTTTATCAAATATAATGCGATTTTGATCCTGATCATCCTGATCGTGGTTTCCACCCTCTTGTCGCCGGTGTTTTTGACGCCCGGCAATATCTTCAACCTGCTGCGGCAGAACATGCCGCTGCTCATTATATCGATGGGGATGCTGTACGTGATCCTGACGGGCGGCATTGACCTTTCCGTAGGATCGATGGCGGCTGTCGGCGGCATGGTGCTTTCCATGGCGCTCACCTCTTGGGGGTTAAACAGCGGAGGGGGCTTGGTGCTGGCGCTGATCCTGGCTTTCGTACCGGGCATCGTACTGGGGGCTGCGAGCGGCGCGCTCATTGCATATGTGAGGGTCGCCCCATTCATCGTAACATTAGCCATGATGACGATCGCAAAGGGCATGGCTTTCATTTTTACCAATGGACAGCCGATCAGGTGGCCGCAGGATACGGCAGCGACATCCGCGCTGATCAGTTTTGGCAAGGATTCCGCACTTGGTATCCCATGGCCGGTGCTGCTGGGCGTCGCCGTATTCGTGGTATTCCTCCTGATTACGAAATTCACTGTGTTCGGCAGGATGATCATCGCGACGGGCTCGAACGAAACTGCGGTGAACCTGTCCGGGATCAAGGCGCAGAAATACCAGTTCAGCGCGTATGTGATCAGCGGCTGCATGGCTGTTTTGGGAGGCATTTGCATGACGGCCCGCACAGGTATGGGAACGCCCATCACCGGCGACGGGTATGAACTGGACGCCATCGCTGCCTGTGTCATCGGCGGCGCAAGCCTTTCGGGCGGCAAGGGAAAAGTGGTGAATACGCTGATCGGCGTAATGATCCTTGCACTCATTACCAATATCATGAACCTTTTGAGCGTGCCGGCCTATCCGCAGCAGATCGTCAAAGGCCTTGTCATCATCGGTGCGGTCGTGCTCCAGAAGGTAGGGGCGAGCGATAAGAATACGGCAGTATAA
- a CDS encoding C-GCAxxG-C-C family protein yields the protein MTKSELAKKNFSDGYNCAQSVALAFAEDVDMDAAALARLANGFGGGVAWTDNICGTASAIAIILALRNGKERPEQTDRQLHTYELVNAAIKEFKDALGSDQCSVLLGYNLSDPQEREKAGEAGAFHPTCDAYVAKAAEIIEKYLAM from the coding sequence ATGACAAAATCAGAATTGGCAAAAAAGAATTTCAGCGATGGTTACAACTGCGCACAGAGCGTAGCGCTCGCTTTCGCGGAAGACGTTGATATGGATGCGGCAGCACTTGCGCGGCTGGCGAACGGTTTTGGCGGCGGGGTGGCATGGACGGACAATATCTGCGGGACGGCTTCGGCGATCGCGATTATCCTGGCCCTTAGGAACGGGAAGGAAAGACCGGAACAAACGGACAGGCAGCTGCACACCTATGAGCTGGTCAACGCGGCGATCAAGGAATTTAAGGACGCGTTGGGAAGCGACCAGTGCAGCGTGCTCCTGGGGTATAACCTTTCCGACCCGCAGGAACGGGAAAAAGCGGGGGAGGCCGGGGCTTTCCATCCGACATGCGATGCTTATGTGGCAAAAGCGGCGGAGATCATAGAAAAATATCTGGCAATGTAA
- a CDS encoding sugar ABC transporter substrate-binding protein, with amino-acid sequence MKKMSKVMSIVVVVALCAALFAGCTTTAPAEDSQAPAASTSAESAAPSVEASTEGSAEASQAAGSTSSHEIYSKLPNSALSGVVDPNMPSRADVDKAWPKTPKDPNKIVIGWTEINQDNDWFIGVRDAAVALCDQYGFQLNFMNADNDVNTQSQHIDTFISQGVDIIVVDPINNVGPVEDIKRAVEAGIPVVCIGTVPEDCPILTTVAPNGFELGFESGQYIAKQFDPNEEIISSLIIGVMGSSASESRLCGMISGVLYGRAEAKGNAYASKEDAWLEGFNAFSGVQQNGTYDNPDLGFKIVAWGTGNWTVEGGLAAAEDIITAHGSEMNLIMPDNDFMAVGAITALRNAGLQDSIKIGTSADGTVEGMDMIKSGELLCTGAMSGPQAGAAAVEFINDIFNEGYDPSNLPLGSYFPANIITAENIDEFYPTDKTGFDAKFYKTPQFVFPKTVDEIKAEASK; translated from the coding sequence ATGAAAAAGATGAGCAAGGTAATGTCGATCGTTGTCGTAGTTGCACTGTGTGCAGCGCTGTTTGCCGGATGTACGACGACCGCTCCGGCGGAAGACTCACAGGCTCCTGCGGCGAGTACGTCCGCAGAGTCCGCAGCACCTTCTGTGGAAGCATCCACAGAAGGCTCTGCAGAGGCATCGCAGGCGGCAGGGAGTACGAGTTCCCACGAGATCTATTCCAAGCTGCCCAACTCTGCGCTGTCCGGCGTGGTCGACCCGAACATGCCCAGCAGGGCGGATGTAGACAAGGCATGGCCGAAAACACCCAAGGATCCGAACAAGATCGTCATTGGCTGGACAGAGATCAACCAGGACAATGACTGGTTTATCGGCGTACGGGACGCGGCGGTAGCATTGTGCGATCAATATGGTTTCCAATTGAATTTCATGAATGCCGACAATGATGTAAATACGCAGAGCCAGCATATCGATACGTTTATTTCGCAGGGCGTGGATATCATTGTGGTTGACCCGATCAACAATGTAGGCCCGGTGGAAGATATCAAACGCGCTGTGGAAGCGGGTATTCCCGTAGTCTGTATCGGGACAGTACCGGAAGACTGCCCGATCCTCACGACAGTAGCGCCCAATGGGTTTGAACTGGGATTTGAAAGCGGCCAATATATTGCCAAACAATTTGACCCGAACGAAGAAATCATTTCCTCGTTGATCATCGGCGTGATGGGCTCGTCCGCATCGGAAAGCCGCTTGTGCGGGATGATCTCCGGTGTGCTTTATGGACGTGCAGAGGCAAAGGGAAATGCTTATGCAAGTAAAGAAGACGCATGGCTGGAAGGCTTCAATGCTTTTTCGGGCGTACAGCAGAACGGGACGTACGACAACCCGGACCTGGGCTTCAAGATCGTTGCCTGGGGAACGGGGAACTGGACGGTAGAAGGCGGCCTGGCTGCAGCAGAGGATATTATCACGGCGCATGGCAGCGAGATGAACCTGATCATGCCGGATAATGACTTTATGGCAGTGGGAGCAATCACGGCGCTGCGCAATGCAGGCCTGCAGGATTCCATCAAGATCGGCACTTCAGCAGACGGCACGGTCGAAGGAATGGACATGATCAAGAGCGGCGAGCTCCTCTGCACGGGCGCAATGTCCGGCCCGCAAGCAGGCGCGGCGGCAGTCGAGTTCATCAACGATATTTTCAACGAGGGATACGATCCGTCGAACCTGCCGCTTGGGTCTTACTTCCCGGCGAACATCATCACTGCGGAAAATATCGACGAGTTCTATCCGACAGACAAGACGGGATTCGACGCGAAATTCTATAAGACGCCGCAGTTTGTTTTCCCCAAGACGGTCGATGAGATCAAGGCGGAAGCTTCAAAATAA
- a CDS encoding FAD-dependent oxidoreductase, whose protein sequence is MKKIVIVGGVAGGAGTAARMRRLEEDAQIILLEKGDYISFANCGLPYYIGDEIEDRDDLLVMTVAGMKERFDIDIRVKHEVFLIDRQKKTVSVKNLIDQTTYDEAYDILVLSPGSTPFIPDIPGIVDKAVFTLWNMFDTDRLKGYVLENKPQKAVVVGGGFIGLEMVENLRALGIDVTLVEMLDQVMPNIDFEMAQIVHMSLKKHDVHLKLGRRLKNLARTDGQLAATLDDGERVETDMVILAVGVRPQSDLAKQAGLDCGEKGGIVVDKFLRTSDDNIYALGDAVEVRHLISGKPAMIPLAGPANKQARICADNIHGDNIAYRGSLGSSVAKVFELTVASVGLNERQLQELGWKEGEEYFVAKTHAWSHATYYPGATQMALKVFYGPDGMILGASAVGKDGVDKRTDVIATVMYFGGTIYDLGRLQLCYAPPYSSAKDPVNMIGFMAENNLSGKCRFISWDKIDGLDPEKYTVLDVREDSEVARGMIEGAVHIPLGQLRKRIAELDRDKTIVVCCAIGLRAYVACRILIGHGFDAIDLSGGYTTYSMAHKEV, encoded by the coding sequence ATGAAAAAGATAGTGATTGTGGGCGGCGTGGCCGGGGGAGCCGGTACGGCGGCAAGGATGAGACGGCTGGAAGAAGATGCGCAGATCATACTGCTCGAGAAAGGGGATTACATTTCCTTTGCGAATTGCGGCCTGCCATATTATATTGGCGACGAGATAGAGGACCGGGACGATCTGCTCGTCATGACAGTAGCGGGGATGAAGGAACGTTTTGACATCGATATCAGGGTAAAACATGAAGTGTTCTTAATAGACCGGCAAAAGAAAACCGTGTCGGTAAAAAATTTGATAGACCAAACGACCTATGACGAAGCGTACGATATCCTTGTTTTATCCCCGGGATCGACGCCCTTCATCCCCGATATCCCGGGTATCGTCGACAAGGCGGTATTCACATTGTGGAATATGTTCGATACGGACAGGCTGAAAGGCTATGTGCTGGAAAACAAGCCACAGAAAGCCGTCGTGGTGGGCGGCGGGTTCATCGGCCTGGAAATGGTGGAGAACCTGCGCGCGCTTGGGATAGACGTCACCTTGGTGGAAATGCTCGACCAGGTAATGCCGAACATCGATTTTGAAATGGCACAGATCGTGCATATGTCCCTCAAAAAACATGACGTTCATTTGAAGCTTGGAAGAAGATTGAAAAACCTGGCCCGCACAGACGGGCAGCTTGCCGCTACGCTGGACGACGGCGAGCGGGTGGAAACCGATATGGTGATCCTGGCGGTGGGAGTACGCCCGCAAAGCGACCTGGCCAAACAGGCAGGGCTTGACTGCGGGGAAAAGGGCGGGATCGTCGTAGATAAATTCCTCCGGACGAGCGACGACAACATTTATGCATTGGGCGATGCGGTCGAGGTGCGCCATCTGATATCCGGAAAACCGGCGATGATCCCCTTGGCGGGGCCTGCCAATAAGCAGGCGCGGATTTGCGCCGACAACATCCATGGCGACAATATCGCTTACAGGGGAAGCCTGGGGAGCTCGGTCGCGAAGGTGTTTGAGCTTACGGTTGCGTCGGTCGGCCTCAATGAACGCCAGCTTCAGGAACTGGGTTGGAAGGAAGGAGAAGAATACTTTGTGGCAAAAACACATGCGTGGTCGCACGCTACCTATTATCCGGGTGCGACGCAAATGGCGCTCAAGGTATTTTATGGGCCGGACGGGATGATCCTGGGGGCAAGCGCGGTCGGTAAAGACGGTGTGGACAAACGGACGGACGTAATTGCCACAGTCATGTATTTCGGCGGAACGATCTACGACTTAGGACGTTTGCAGCTATGCTATGCGCCTCCGTATTCATCGGCCAAAGACCCGGTCAATATGATCGGTTTTATGGCGGAAAACAATTTGAGCGGGAAGTGCCGGTTTATTTCGTGGGACAAGATCGACGGGCTGGATCCGGAAAAATATACCGTGCTGGATGTGCGTGAGGACAGCGAAGTGGCACGCGGTATGATCGAGGGAGCAGTACATATCCCGCTGGGACAGCTGCGGAAACGGATCGCAGAACTCGACCGGGACAAAACGATCGTGGTATGCTGCGCGATCGGGCTGCGGGCGTACGTTGCCTGCCGGATCCTGATCGGACATGGGTTTGATGCGATCGACCTTTCCGGCGGGTATACGACTTACAGTATGGCGCACAAAGAAGTATGA
- a CDS encoding sugar ABC transporter ATP-binding protein codes for MQNSELLAEMENISISFGGVNALQDVRFDLRPGEIHALMGENGAGKSTLIKILSGVYTKDEGTIKLHGEPVNIQDPKQAKEQKISVIYQEFALAKDLTVAENIFIDHLGLGKKFINWHELNKNARKLLDRLGFSNINEKQPAGELSVACQQVVEICKSLSRKTEILVLDEPTAVLASNEIEQLFQLINGLKNEGVGIIYVSHRLEEIFKISDRITVLKDGQYVKTVNTNEIDEHTLVNMMIGRELTDYYPKRNAKIGDIVFEAKNISNGIAAKNVSFHVRAGEVLGLSGLVGSGRTETARAIFGADKKDSGEVYLYGKKIKTDSPWESVKQGIGFLVEDRKSQGVLLDLSCRINITMSSIRNYRKSFDVIDTRKEKKRVQELIDQLKIKTAGQEADVKSLSGGNQQKVAFAKWIASNSKVLILDEPTRGVDVGAKIEIYKIINQLAEEGMPIIMISSEMPEIIGMCDRVIVMHEGVVAGEIESQEICEEKLIHFAMGVG; via the coding sequence ATGCAAAACAGTGAGCTGTTGGCAGAAATGGAGAATATATCGATCAGCTTCGGCGGCGTCAACGCGTTACAGGATGTACGTTTTGACTTAAGGCCCGGGGAGATCCATGCGCTGATGGGGGAGAACGGCGCGGGGAAATCAACGCTGATCAAGATACTTTCCGGCGTATATACAAAGGACGAAGGAACGATCAAGCTGCATGGGGAACCGGTGAACATACAGGATCCGAAGCAGGCAAAAGAACAGAAGATATCAGTCATTTACCAGGAGTTTGCCCTGGCGAAGGACTTGACAGTTGCTGAAAATATCTTTATCGACCATCTGGGACTGGGCAAAAAATTTATCAACTGGCATGAACTCAATAAAAATGCAAGAAAGCTCCTGGATCGGCTGGGATTTTCAAACATCAATGAAAAGCAGCCGGCGGGAGAGCTTAGCGTGGCTTGCCAGCAGGTGGTGGAGATTTGCAAATCCCTCTCCCGGAAAACGGAAATATTGGTTCTTGACGAGCCGACGGCCGTGTTGGCTTCCAATGAGATCGAACAGCTGTTCCAGTTGATCAACGGCCTGAAAAATGAAGGCGTGGGCATTATCTATGTATCGCACCGACTGGAGGAGATCTTTAAGATTTCAGACCGTATCACTGTTTTAAAAGACGGGCAGTATGTAAAAACGGTGAACACAAATGAGATCGACGAACATACCCTGGTCAATATGATGATCGGCCGTGAGCTGACGGATTATTATCCCAAACGGAATGCAAAGATCGGGGATATCGTCTTTGAAGCGAAGAACATTTCCAATGGTATCGCGGCGAAAAATGTTTCTTTCCATGTGCGTGCGGGCGAGGTACTGGGCTTAAGCGGACTGGTTGGCTCCGGACGGACGGAAACGGCAAGGGCGATCTTTGGCGCAGACAAAAAGGACAGCGGCGAGGTCTACCTGTACGGCAAGAAGATCAAGACCGATTCGCCATGGGAATCCGTAAAACAGGGGATCGGTTTTCTGGTCGAGGACAGGAAGAGCCAGGGGGTATTGCTCGACCTGTCGTGCAGGATCAATATCACGATGTCTTCCATTCGGAATTATCGGAAATCTTTTGACGTGATCGATACGCGAAAGGAAAAGAAACGCGTGCAGGAATTGATCGACCAATTGAAGATCAAAACGGCGGGACAGGAAGCGGATGTCAAATCGCTTTCGGGCGGCAACCAGCAAAAGGTGGCTTTCGCGAAATGGATCGCCAGTAATTCTAAAGTGCTGATCCTGGACGAACCGACGAGAGGCGTTGACGTCGGGGCAAAGATCGAGATATACAAGATCATCAACCAACTGGCGGAAGAGGGGATGCCCATCATTATGATATCCTCCGAAATGCCGGAAATCATCGGCATGTGCGACCGCGTGATCGTGATGCATGAGGGCGTGGTGGCAGGAGAGATCGAGAGCCAGGAAATCTGTGAAGAAAAACTAATACATTTTGCAATGGGGGTAGGTTGA
- a CDS encoding SDR family NAD(P)-dependent oxidoreductase — MLLKDKIVVITGSTRGIGKGIAIQCAKEGAKVVVSGTNPRLVEEIKPEFQKMGYEIESFVCDVTKRQDVEKLMRCSCEAYGGIDALVANAGITDVIQFDNLTEEHWDRMISINLKGVYLADHAVLPYLKENGGGKIINISSDCGVEGWGFHSSYSAAKFGIRGLTQALAKELGKYNINVNAVCPGIIDTDMWKEGDAMSSHITGDPLGSSWQANVDRIPLGRAGKPEDIGKAVAMLLSGYADYITGTTLMVGGGSAVN; from the coding sequence ATGCTATTAAAAGATAAGATCGTAGTGATCACAGGCTCGACGCGGGGAATCGGCAAGGGTATTGCGATCCAGTGCGCAAAGGAAGGCGCGAAGGTGGTCGTGAGCGGAACGAACCCCAGGTTGGTCGAAGAGATCAAGCCGGAATTCCAAAAAATGGGGTATGAGATCGAATCCTTCGTATGCGACGTGACAAAGCGACAAGATGTGGAAAAACTGATGCGCTGTTCGTGTGAAGCGTATGGCGGGATCGATGCGCTGGTGGCAAACGCGGGCATCACGGACGTCATCCAATTCGATAACCTGACGGAAGAACACTGGGACAGGATGATCAGTATCAACTTAAAGGGCGTTTACCTCGCAGATCACGCCGTGCTGCCATACTTAAAGGAAAACGGCGGCGGCAAGATCATCAATATCAGTTCAGACTGCGGCGTAGAAGGATGGGGATTCCATTCTTCGTACAGCGCAGCAAAATTTGGCATACGCGGCCTGACACAGGCGCTGGCAAAGGAACTGGGAAAATATAATATCAATGTAAATGCAGTATGCCCAGGTATTATCGATACGGATATGTGGAAAGAGGGGGATGCGATGTCCTCCCATATCACAGGCGATCCACTGGGGAGCTCATGGCAGGCAAATGTGGACAGGATCCCGCTTGGCAGGGCTGGTAAGCCTGAAGATATCGGCAAAGCGGTCGCGATGCTGCTTTCCGGATATGCGGATTATATCACGGGGACGACGCTGATGGTAGGCGGCGGGAGTGCGGTCAACTGA